The proteins below are encoded in one region of Gammaproteobacteria bacterium:
- a CDS encoding Ig-like domain-containing protein: protein MKSGIRYGFLLLLIALSTVWGSKVYAQTCDVDADQDIDINDINLITAARNQPANGQDDARDADGDGYITINDARTCVLQCTEPRCVEPASNPVIDMDGDGYDSTQDCDDNNAAINPGATEIPGNGIDENCDNMDPPDPADVDDDGDGFTENQGDCNDSNAAINPGAIDIAGNGIDEDCSGSDLDPNDVDNDGDGFTENQGDCDDANAIVYPGANEIANNGIDEDCSGSDLLLPLIEVFPNPVDFGQLEVNNSTSASFTIRNIGFADLSIQSINSSGAPFALVNPLPTLLAPDVEANVTVIFSPTVPGANAGTATITSNAANAASVLVNLLGSAVEAIQAPDIDSVPRVDYGSVAEGLTVQRTLAVHNVGDAPLLVTGISTNLSVYSVSTIPGVNLPLSIEPGSSSDLQIQFTPPAGSAGTVYEAQLLIESNDPDEALYNVALWGKAVAPVPALFPNPVVGAELDDVITLNNCSNVSGNVQFISSSSASDSFVVTLTDQGGLSSSSLVVGASDGAGAVAFSSVNACDLADGVIEVSVVLNQGGNELPEFVGTPGVKNTSALEPPVLDPLPGITADDVIEVCGTSRANTTVRIEGAAIPVFVTLDALTTEFCVNVTLKQNTQNILLASAIDDLANKPKPVAYAKPVSVIHLDPSELIIADLFSRLLSEEEIADLVARGIIDLDDPANFNVSLFTVVLTIGGHPVTFTQPVAVPVAAGVAFGGSQTFYSVGGGGSGGGGGGGSGGGGGSSGPSSIVTYSASNNVGGCATSCGQIFVVNPGEGRQAVPGVIIIDGRIKTLKEFFQLTLALYNTSDSFVLQDMQASLALPAGLTAVKAALGNDVSQVNTDGSEDQVVIGRIGPNSTGRGQFILRGDTVGVHDVSVSFSGFVTEGGLPQPVPISGSVGTTVKVLGAPELSVVLRHPSVVGGPDVSQGQIYDLLVEITNLSERPALYTSLELFIGGGAQLVDESGNPVPESNSIRSIGTIRNGETATLAYRVQSQLEGEIIACQGIASENITLSVDTGPDGSSCEINNMYPANFEPLPVDQAPAVIGINPESNEIDVVLSSSVVTVFSPSSSCLTADSWNNVVTVPIDGDPANGLQIVSANLVSTGTYYLEELDSTGQAVRHIPTDLVTESPPAGGTTIAVLRLGLSSPLSQAFLKANTRYRVTLVGGTGGICSASGVEMSDSFTWEFSTAQDCSLTGDLVLLDVQPTNGATDQSVNRPIVLNFSNALDYSSLMFTPGNLLGSSYGLYANALESGGELVTEGTPLSGTAFFSNSGKTLTYVAEPELPVNSQIHIRLTQTVRDTCGNPLQTGTTNGVLLNSFNTVPNAIPAAPIVNPVPAISNQAQVQVSGTAPAYSTVTVLGGAADASAQVLGSGLFNITVPLLLDASNVLTVQARNTSGSASDPVANDVNGNPLQVLQDSTPPQVLSVSPDAGATGVDVTTSVQIVFSENLDPNASAGVSLSTGGTPLAISVSLADNIVTVVPNSALAFNTTYQITVPASIVDPAGNAMATEFTATFTTRPENFAPVAVIQAPSNPYQGQTVAVDASLSSDADGDALSYAWSFIPPAGSAAVLSDPTAVTPSFVADVVGDYSLELVVNDGQVNSATATVTITSIPYPVPVLNSVNPNSGLRGSTLPVIFEGEGLATASNVVSANPGISGSIVSVSDTSVTANVTIGAGAVLGSTDMGLTTSGGEARLAFDVLEAPRIDSIDPAVVRTGSSIQLAINGHALADISTISIDGTGVTLTDLGTGDYNRRDIRLDVSATAATGLRTLTLTTAAGTASADIRVVSGNYTIQWITPGGGDWNVAANWSENRVPGVGDNVLISTNGTVNISGNHTVNSLDLYSNVLQANTLTVNGVGMLQGFRLHANATYLVNNSGILDLTTNAQVDGSLQVQHTACCSGTARVRLNGVRRVSGNGEIRLLRHGVTYLESTETSMAIGPNLHITGNGYITGVVDNAGGILRINENGSDVQMLGTTTLQNLVLSAASRLAADGGTLGSGVVLDGELIVLNQKGLRLTSDLTVNGRLLIQQTYCCSGATRLTIDGSYTIGGNGEIRIIGGGRAYVESINGSMGFGPNLHISGNGYLNGTIDNAGGALKINQDDGTVYMIGTTTLQNMEIATNSVVRSAGGTLGSGVVLDGELIVLNQNGLRLTSDLTVNGRLLIQQTYCCSGATRLTIDGSHTVRGNGEIRIIGGGRAYVESSNGAMTFGPDLHISGNGYLTGTIDNAGGVLKINQDDGTVYMIGTTTLQNMEIATNSVVRSAGGTLGSGVVLDGELIVLNQKGLRLTSDLTVNGRLLIQQTYCCSGATRLTIDGSHTVRGNGEIRIIGGGRAYVESINGSTGFGSELQITGNGYLNGIIDNGGTALRVNEDGGTVYTIGTTTLRNVVIPTGSSLRTAGGILEAGVFVEGELTISNGSTLMLRSDLSINGTLTIQQTYCCSGAAVLQMDSSNTINGSGQILMTHSGRAVLESINGNTLTIGSGMTVRGAGIVGRSGGAVVNNGTLLADNGTMTISPSSFTNNGTVVADVSRSIAISNMGINNGDFRANRGGSINITGNYTQSATGSMTVELASTGSFGRVRVTMNADLAGTLNAELANGFIPSSGNRFQFFTNATRSGSLTIAPGLNFILDDSNPTSLTLEAL, encoded by the coding sequence ATGAAATCAGGGATTCGATACGGTTTTTTACTCCTTCTTATTGCGCTAAGTACTGTTTGGGGGTCGAAAGTCTATGCTCAGACATGCGATGTTGATGCGGATCAGGATATAGATATTAATGATATAAACCTGATCACCGCGGCACGCAACCAACCGGCAAACGGACAGGATGATGCCAGGGACGCTGATGGTGATGGATACATTACCATTAACGACGCCCGCACGTGTGTGTTGCAATGTACTGAACCCCGATGTGTCGAGCCGGCCTCCAATCCAGTGATCGATATGGATGGTGATGGTTATGACTCTACCCAGGATTGTGATGACAACAATGCAGCCATTAATCCGGGTGCTACAGAAATTCCTGGTAACGGAATAGATGAAAACTGTGACAATATGGATCCCCCCGATCCGGCTGATGTGGATGATGACGGCGATGGTTTTACAGAGAATCAGGGAGATTGTAACGATAGTAATGCGGCGATAAATCCCGGTGCCATTGATATCGCCGGTAATGGCATTGATGAAGATTGCAGTGGTTCCGATTTGGATCCAAACGATGTGGATAACGACGGCGACGGTTTTACAGAGAACCAGGGCGATTGTGATGATGCCAACGCGATTGTCTATCCTGGAGCAAATGAAATTGCAAACAACGGCATTGACGAGGACTGCAGTGGCTCAGATCTTTTATTGCCTTTGATAGAGGTGTTTCCGAATCCGGTGGACTTTGGTCAACTTGAGGTGAACAACTCCACCAGTGCATCATTCACTATTCGTAACATAGGATTCGCTGATTTAAGCATACAAAGCATCAACAGCAGCGGAGCACCGTTTGCACTTGTAAATCCACTACCGACGTTACTGGCTCCGGATGTTGAGGCCAATGTGACGGTAATTTTCAGTCCCACTGTACCTGGCGCTAATGCAGGAACAGCCACTATAACAAGTAACGCCGCTAACGCAGCCAGTGTACTTGTGAATTTGCTAGGCTCGGCGGTGGAGGCGATTCAGGCACCGGATATTGATAGTGTTCCCCGTGTGGATTATGGCAGCGTAGCAGAAGGGTTGACGGTCCAACGAACTTTGGCTGTACATAATGTGGGCGATGCGCCGCTGCTGGTAACGGGCATTTCCACCAATCTCAGCGTTTATAGCGTATCTACCATACCAGGCGTTAACCTTCCCTTGTCTATCGAACCGGGAAGCTCCAGCGATTTGCAAATACAGTTTACACCACCGGCAGGCAGTGCCGGCACTGTGTATGAGGCGCAATTGTTAATCGAGAGTAATGACCCCGACGAAGCCTTATACAACGTGGCATTGTGGGGTAAAGCCGTTGCGCCGGTACCTGCCTTGTTCCCAAATCCTGTCGTGGGTGCCGAGCTTGACGATGTTATTACCTTGAACAATTGCAGCAATGTTAGCGGCAATGTCCAGTTTATTTCCAGCAGTAGCGCGTCCGACAGTTTTGTGGTGACTTTAACGGATCAGGGTGGACTATCTAGCAGTAGTTTGGTGGTTGGCGCATCGGATGGTGCCGGGGCCGTAGCGTTTAGCAGTGTTAATGCCTGCGACCTGGCCGATGGTGTGATTGAAGTATCCGTGGTATTGAACCAGGGAGGTAATGAATTACCTGAGTTTGTTGGTACACCTGGCGTCAAGAATACATCCGCACTGGAACCGCCGGTTTTGGATCCTCTGCCGGGCATTACCGCAGATGATGTTATCGAAGTTTGTGGTACCTCACGAGCCAACACCACTGTGAGAATTGAAGGGGCGGCCATTCCGGTGTTTGTAACACTGGATGCTTTGACTACCGAGTTCTGCGTCAATGTCACCCTGAAGCAAAATACACAAAACATTTTGCTGGCTTCCGCTATCGATGATCTTGCCAATAAACCTAAGCCTGTCGCATACGCCAAGCCGGTCAGTGTAATTCATCTGGACCCATCCGAACTGATTATTGCCGACTTGTTCTCTCGTCTTTTATCAGAAGAGGAAATTGCAGATCTGGTTGCCAGAGGAATTATTGATCTGGACGATCCGGCTAACTTTAATGTGTCTCTGTTTACCGTCGTGTTAACGATTGGCGGGCACCCGGTAACATTTACCCAACCCGTTGCCGTCCCCGTGGCAGCAGGGGTGGCTTTTGGGGGATCCCAAACCTTTTACTCTGTAGGAGGCGGTGGATCCGGTGGTGGTGGTGGCGGAGGCAGTGGAGGCGGTGGAGGCAGCAGCGGCCCCAGTAGTATTGTCACATACAGCGCCTCAAACAATGTGGGCGGATGTGCCACTTCCTGCGGCCAAATCTTTGTGGTCAATCCGGGCGAAGGACGTCAGGCAGTTCCGGGTGTGATCATTATCGATGGCCGTATAAAAACGTTGAAAGAGTTCTTTCAACTTACTTTGGCGCTTTATAACACCTCGGACTCCTTTGTATTGCAGGATATGCAGGCAAGCTTAGCTTTACCGGCGGGTTTAACAGCCGTTAAGGCAGCTTTGGGTAATGATGTTTCCCAGGTGAATACGGATGGTTCCGAAGACCAGGTTGTTATTGGACGTATTGGTCCCAACAGTACCGGCCGGGGTCAGTTTATTTTGCGCGGTGATACGGTAGGCGTACACGATGTTTCAGTGAGCTTTTCCGGTTTTGTTACAGAAGGTGGATTGCCTCAACCCGTTCCCATCAGCGGTTCCGTAGGAACGACCGTGAAAGTGCTGGGCGCACCTGAACTCAGTGTGGTATTGCGTCACCCCAGTGTCGTGGGTGGTCCTGATGTCAGTCAGGGCCAGATCTACGACTTACTGGTTGAGATTACTAACTTATCCGAGAGACCCGCGCTTTACACCAGTTTGGAATTGTTTATCGGCGGCGGTGCTCAACTCGTAGACGAGTCAGGTAACCCCGTTCCTGAATCCAACAGCATTCGTAGTATTGGAACGATTCGCAACGGTGAGACGGCCACTCTGGCCTACCGGGTTCAATCTCAGTTGGAAGGTGAGATTATCGCTTGCCAGGGTATAGCCAGTGAAAATATCACTCTCAGTGTAGATACCGGACCGGATGGTAGCAGTTGCGAAATTAATAATATGTATCCTGCCAACTTTGAACCATTGCCGGTGGATCAAGCGCCCGCCGTGATTGGTATAAACCCTGAAAGTAATGAAATCGATGTAGTGCTGAGCAGTTCAGTTGTTACTGTGTTCAGTCCTTCCAGTAGTTGTTTGACGGCAGATAGCTGGAACAATGTGGTGACGGTGCCTATTGATGGTGATCCGGCCAATGGTTTGCAGATAGTATCGGCTAACCTGGTTTCTACCGGAACGTACTATTTGGAAGAGCTGGATAGTACAGGTCAAGCGGTTCGACATATACCGACAGACCTGGTGACTGAATCGCCACCAGCCGGCGGTACCACGATCGCTGTTTTACGTTTGGGTTTAAGCTCGCCCTTGAGTCAAGCCTTTCTAAAAGCCAATACCCGGTATCGAGTCACCTTGGTGGGGGGAACGGGAGGTATTTGCAGCGCTTCCGGGGTGGAGATGTCGGATTCTTTTACATGGGAATTTTCAACAGCACAAGATTGTTCTCTCACGGGGGATTTGGTATTGCTGGACGTACAACCGACAAACGGGGCAACTGATCAATCTGTAAACCGTCCCATTGTTTTAAATTTCAGCAATGCATTGGATTATTCCAGTCTCATGTTTACCCCGGGTAATTTATTGGGGAGTTCCTACGGCTTATACGCCAATGCGCTCGAATCGGGTGGAGAACTGGTTACAGAAGGAACGCCTTTGAGTGGTACTGCGTTTTTCAGTAATTCAGGCAAAACGTTGACGTATGTTGCAGAACCGGAATTACCTGTGAATTCACAAATTCATATTCGCCTGACCCAGACTGTGCGGGATACTTGCGGTAATCCGTTACAAACGGGCACCACAAATGGCGTGTTATTAAACTCTTTTAATACTGTGCCTAATGCCATACCGGCTGCACCGATCGTCAACCCGGTACCGGCTATCAGTAATCAGGCCCAGGTTCAGGTTTCCGGTACAGCTCCAGCGTACAGTACAGTTACCGTGTTGGGAGGGGCGGCTGATGCCAGTGCTCAAGTACTTGGTTCGGGTTTGTTCAATATCACAGTTCCTTTGCTGTTGGATGCAAGCAATGTATTAACTGTACAGGCAAGGAATACTTCCGGTAGTGCATCGGATCCGGTTGCTAACGATGTCAACGGTAATCCATTGCAAGTGTTGCAGGACAGCACGCCTCCTCAGGTATTGAGTGTCAGCCCTGATGCCGGTGCCACTGGGGTAGACGTGACGACTTCGGTGCAAATTGTGTTTAGTGAAAATCTGGATCCGAATGCCAGTGCCGGAGTGTCGTTAAGCACAGGAGGTACACCGCTGGCGATCTCAGTATCGCTTGCAGATAATATAGTGACGGTTGTTCCAAACAGCGCCTTGGCTTTTAATACCACATACCAGATAACGGTACCTGCCAGCATCGTTGATCCTGCGGGCAATGCCATGGCCACCGAGTTCACTGCAACTTTTACTACCCGTCCGGAAAACTTTGCGCCAGTGGCTGTTATTCAGGCTCCAAGTAATCCCTATCAGGGCCAAACGGTTGCCGTGGACGCCAGCTTGTCCAGTGACGCTGATGGTGACGCCCTGAGCTATGCCTGGTCGTTTATACCACCTGCGGGCAGTGCTGCCGTGTTGTCAGATCCAACCGCTGTAACACCATCCTTTGTTGCTGATGTAGTGGGAGACTACAGTTTGGAACTGGTGGTTAACGACGGACAAGTAAATAGCGCAACGGCGACCGTAACCATTACCAGCATTCCCTATCCGGTTCCGGTTTTAAACAGCGTTAACCCCAACAGCGGTTTGCGTGGCAGTACTTTACCAGTGATATTTGAAGGTGAAGGTTTGGCAACGGCAAGTAATGTCGTTTCTGCCAACCCCGGTATTAGCGGTAGTATTGTATCGGTCAGTGATACTTCTGTGACCGCCAACGTAACCATAGGGGCAGGTGCGGTACTGGGCTCTACCGATATGGGGCTGACAACGTCTGGTGGCGAAGCGCGCCTGGCGTTTGATGTGCTGGAAGCGCCGCGCATCGATTCCATCGATCCTGCTGTAGTGAGAACGGGAAGCAGTATTCAATTGGCCATTAATGGACACGCGCTTGCGGATATCAGCACCATTAGTATCGACGGGACAGGAGTCACCCTCACAGACCTGGGGACGGGCGATTACAATCGGCGTGATATTCGCCTGGATGTCAGTGCAACAGCCGCAACCGGCTTACGCACCTTAACGCTGACTACCGCTGCTGGTACGGCCAGTGCCGATATTCGTGTGGTTAGTGGTAATTACACCATTCAGTGGATTACCCCAGGAGGTGGGGACTGGAACGTGGCGGCTAACTGGTCGGAAAATCGGGTGCCGGGTGTTGGAGATAATGTACTTATTTCTACTAATGGTACGGTTAATATTAGCGGGAATCATACAGTCAACTCATTGGACCTATATTCCAACGTACTGCAAGCCAATACCCTGACTGTCAACGGAGTTGGGATGCTGCAAGGCTTTCGGTTACACGCTAACGCAACTTACTTGGTCAATAACAGTGGAATTTTAGATCTGACTACGAACGCACAGGTGGATGGGTCTTTGCAGGTTCAGCACACTGCTTGTTGTTCCGGGACAGCTCGAGTTCGCTTGAATGGCGTCAGAAGGGTTAGTGGAAACGGCGAAATTCGATTGTTACGTCATGGTGTAACCTATTTAGAGTCAACAGAAACTTCGATGGCAATTGGCCCTAACCTGCATATAACCGGTAATGGATATATAACCGGTGTGGTTGACAATGCTGGCGGAATATTGCGAATTAATGAAAATGGCAGCGACGTACAAATGTTGGGTACCACGACTCTGCAGAATCTCGTCTTGTCCGCGGCAAGTCGGTTAGCGGCGGATGGTGGTACACTGGGTTCCGGAGTGGTACTGGACGGTGAGTTAATCGTCTTGAACCAGAAGGGTTTGCGACTGACGTCGGATTTGACGGTAAATGGCCGTTTGTTGATACAACAAACCTACTGTTGTTCAGGCGCAACGCGTTTGACAATAGATGGCAGTTATACCATTGGGGGCAATGGTGAAATCCGAATCATCGGCGGTGGCCGAGCTTATGTAGAGTCCATTAATGGCAGTATGGGGTTTGGTCCAAATCTTCATATTAGTGGCAATGGTTATCTCAATGGAACCATAGACAATGCAGGCGGCGCTTTAAAAATCAATCAGGATGACGGAACGGTCTATATGATTGGCACCACGACCTTACAAAATATGGAGATAGCCACAAACAGTGTTGTTCGTTCTGCAGGCGGAACACTGGGTTCCGGAGTGGTACTGGACGGTGAGTTAATCGTCTTGAACCAGAACGGTTTGCGACTGACGTCGGATTTGACGGTAAATGGCCGTTTGTTGATACAACAAACCTATTGTTGTTCAGGTGCAACGCGTTTGACTATAGATGGCAGTCATACCGTTAGAGGCAATGGCGAAATCCGAATCATCGGCGGTGGCCGAGCTTATGTAGAGTCATCAAACGGTGCTATGACATTTGGTCCGGATCTTCACATAAGTGGTAATGGTTATCTCACAGGAACCATAGACAATGCCGGTGGTGTTTTAAAAATCAATCAGGATGACGGAACCGTCTATATGATTGGCACCACGACCTTACAAAATATGGAGATAGCCACAAACAGTGTTGTTCGTTCTGCAGGCGGAACACTGGGTTCCGGAGTGGTACTGGATGGTGAGTTAATCGTCTTGAACCAGAAGGGTTTGCGACTGACATCGGATTTGACGGTTAATGGCCGTTTGTTGATACAACAAACCTATTGTTGTTCAGGTGCAACGCGTTTGACTATAGATGGCAGTCATACCGTTAGAGGCAATGGCGAAATTCGAATCATCGGCGGTGGCCGAGCTTATGTAGAGTCTATTAATGGCAGTACGGGGTTTGGTTCGGAATTGCAGATTACGGGTAATGGGTATTTAAACGGGATTATTGATAACGGGGGTACTGCCTTAAGAGTCAATGAAGATGGCGGTACGGTATACACGATTGGTACGACTACATTAAGGAATGTGGTAATTCCGACGGGATCCAGTCTTAGAACCGCGGGTGGGATTCTGGAGGCCGGAGTGTTTGTTGAAGGTGAGCTTACAATTAGCAACGGTTCAACATTAATGCTGCGGTCTGATCTGTCAATCAACGGTACTCTAACCATCCAGCAAACATATTGTTGTTCTGGAGCGGCCGTGTTGCAAATGGACTCCAGTAACACCATAAATGGAAGCGGGCAAATCCTTATGACTCATTCCGGGCGTGCCGTGTTAGAGTCGATCAATGGCAATACTCTGACAATCGGCTCAGGAATGACCGTGCGAGGAGCTGGTATAGTGGGCCGATCCGGTGGGGCAGTTGTCAACAACGGCACCCTGTTAGCCGATAACGGTACCATGACCATTAGCCCCAGCAGCTTCACTAATAATGGAACGGTTGTCGCTGATGTCAGTCGTTCTATCGCTATTTCCAATATGGGAATCAACAATGGTGATTTTCGCGCTAATAGGGGCGGCTCAATCAATATCACCGGTAACTACACCCAATCGGCAACGGGAAGTATGACGGTGGAGCTGGCTAGTACGGGTTCCTTTGGTCGTGTCAGAGTTACTATGAATGCTGATCTTGCCGGTACTCTCAATGCGGAATTGGCAAACGGTTTTATCCCCAGTTCGGGGAACAGGTTTCAGTTTTTCACCAATGCAACGCGCAGTGGTAGTTTGACGATAGCACCAGGATTGAATTTTATCCTGGATGATTCCAATCCTACATCCTTAACCTTGGAGGCGTTGTAG